The genomic stretch CATTGGCACATGGATCATCATCCGGTCCGCTGTGGAGAGGTCCATACGGTCGCCGATGTTTTTACCGTTGTTTACCACGTTGTAGTGGGTCAGCATGACGCCTTTGGGGAACCCGGTCGTACCGGAGGTATACTGCATGTTGCACACGTCGTGGCGGCTGATCGTCGCCATGCGCTGGTATACGGTCTCAAGAGGCGTCCGATCGGCGGCTTGCAGCGCCTCGTCCCAGGTGAGGCAGCCGGGCAGGGGGGTGTCGGCGGTGATGATGCGGCGCAGGAAGGGGAGACGCTTGGCGTACAGTGGATCGCTCGCCTTGTGGGCGGCGAGCTCCGGGCAAAGCTCCTGGATGATGCCCCGATAGTCGGAGTCCTTGAAGCCGTCCACCATGACGAGGGTGTGCGTGTCGGACTGGCGCAGCAGGTACTCCGCCTCGTGGATCTTGTAGGCGGTGTTGACGGTGACCAAAATGGCGCCTATCTTGGTGGCGGCCCAGAAGGTGATGTACCAGGCCGGCACATTTGTGGCCCAGATGGCCACTTTGTCGCCCCGCTTCGCCCCCAGAGAAAGGAGCGAACGGGCGAAGAGGTCCACATCGTCCCGAAACTCGCGGTAGGTCCGCGTGTAGTCGAGGGCCGTGTAGCGGAAGGCGTATTGGTCGGGAAATTCCTCGACGACCCTGTCGAGGAGCTGCGGGAACGTGAGATCGATGAGGGTCTCCTTCTCCCAGATGAAGTGACCGGTGCCTGCCCGGTTGCTGAAGAGCCGTTCGTGCCCGTTCGTGGTCTCGGTGTAGCGGCTCATGTAGTACGCGTAGTGCGGAATGACGACGCCGGCGTCCTCCAGGTCGTCTGCCCAGCGCTTGACCCACTCGAGCGAGATGTAACCGTCGTAGTTGATAGAACGCAGCGCGCCGATCATCTCGTCGATAGGCAGGTCGCCCTGGCCCATCAGGCGGTAACGGATCGCCCCGCCCTCCGCGACGGAGTCCTTCACGTGGACGTACTTGATGTAGGCTCCGAGGTTTTGCACCGTCTGCTCCGGCGTCTCGTTCGCAAAGCGGTACGGGTGGTGTATGTCCCAGAGGGCGGCCACCGCGTCGTGGGCCACGCGTTCAAGCAGAGCGCTCAGCCGGGCTGTGTCGCTGTAGACGCCGTTCGTCTCGACCAGCAGTGTGACGCCGTGTGCCGCGGCGATGGGGGCGAGGGCCTGCAGCTGCGAGAGAACCACCTCGTCGTCCACCGCGGCGCCGTCCGGCCGAGCGTCCAGGTCGGCCAAAATGCGCACAAAGGGCGTGCCAAGGCGGCTCGCCAGAAGGATGTATTCCGTGACGATCTCGATGTTTTCGGCCCGGCGGTCCACAAATTTTAGGCAGGCGTGGGAGGAGAAACAGGCGATGGTCAGACGCAGGGAGGCCAGCCGCCGGATGGTGGATTCTAACTCGCGTTCGGAGAAGGGTTGCGCGCGCACGGCGAAGATGTCTTCGCCCAAACCGCGGATCTCAATGCCGTCGAAGCCAAAATCCTTCGCGGCGGCGGTGACGTCCGAAAAGCTCCAGTTGGGGCAGGCCAGGGTGGAAAACGCGATTTTCATAGAAAAACCTCCTGACAAAAGTCACGTGACACTTAAACCATCAGTGTCTGGAGGCAAAAAAACTTCGCCTCCTGTGCGTCACAAGAGACGAAGATGTCACATCTCCGCGGTACCACTCTCGTTTGGAACAATGTCCCCACTCAACGCATCGTGACGGGCCGAACCCAAAAGGACACGCGCCACAATGCCTTCCCATGATAACGGCGGGAGACCCGGTCACACCTACTGCCGCGCGCCCGAAAGCGGCGGGTTCAGCTGACTGCTCAAGGGGGAGTGCAGGACCGCATTTGTGCGCTGCCTTTCACCAAACGGCAGTTCTCTGTGCCACGCCCGCGGACCGCTTGCGCCCTGTCATCGCATTTTGGCAGATTCGCTTTACAGTATACGCCGCGTTTTTCAGTTTGTCAATCAAAATTTTCTTCCTTTTTCTTCCTGGGCGATTCAAATCATCGACTCACTCCGAGGCGGGTTCTGTGGGGGCGGCGGCGCCGCTGTATTCGCGCAAGCCGGATTCCGTCTGTTCGTAACTCGACACCGCCATATCCGTCAAGTGGTGCAGGCGGTTGATTTTCAGCAAGATGCTGTTCAGCGAGGTCTGAATGTTCTGAAACCCGGCCGCAATGTCCTCGCGGGAGGCAAGTTCGGGGAGCAATTGGCGCGCCAAAAGTTCCAAACTGTCCCCCATGATCTGCAGGCGGCGATAGATCATATACAGATCGACGTTGGCTTTTTGTACATCGGAGAAACGGATGTGTATGTACGACATGGGTCCCTCCCTCTTTGTCCTTCCGGCTTCACGCCGCGCACGTTGTCTTTGCCGTCACGTCACCACAAGATTTCCTGTTCGACCAATTGAGAGACACCGTCTTGCATGGTCATTTGCAGCATGTCGAGCCGACCGGCCAAGTCGTCGAACTGACACTGCAGCGCTTCAATGATATGATTGATCGGCTTCATCTCGGAGGAGATCCACGCGGCGTTTAGTTTTGTGCTGTACGCGGCGAGTTCGTCTCTGAGCGCTCGAATGGTATCGGTTTGTTCCCCGACTGCCTTTACCTGGGAGGCAGCCAAAACAATATCGGCCGGCATGCAAAATCACCTCCAAATGACCCCAAACCTGCCTGCACACAGCCCGCGGACGACGTCCTTATAAGAACTGCCCCGCGTTGCTGCTGATGGTGCGCTCCAGCGTCGCATACTGTGAGACAGCGCCCTCCAAAAAACGCGCGTATGACTCAATAACATCGCGGTGCGCGTCGAAACGAGGCTGCATCGCGGTGATCTTGACACGCAAAACGTCCGACGCATCGCTGGTCCATTGGCTCTCCAAACCGTGGACGGTTGTCTTGATGTGATGCAGCGTCTGTGTCAGCGCGTCGTTGAGGGCGCGTATGCGGTTGGCCTTTTCTTTGACTTCTTCAAATGAAATCCTGATGTCTGACATATCCCATCCTCACTCTCACCAGGCACTCCGCGACAGCGACTGTACGGAGCTGCGAATGTTTTCCTGGGTCTCTCGGTAGGCGCGGGCACTCTTCTTTAAAAAACCGGCGTACTCCCGCAAAAGCACCTCCATCTGCCTGAAGTCGCCCCCGAACCCCTCGATTTGGTGTGTAAACACGGCGTTGTCCTGCCCGGACCAGACGCAGCGCAGGTCTTGGATCGTCTGAAACAGGCGCAGATAGTCGTTCCGGTATGACTCCGCCAGAGCCTCCATCTTGACGGCCGCACTCTCCAATTGTGCGATGTCTACGAGAATCTGCCCTCTTGACATGTTGTCTCCTCTCTTTTGCACACATATACTGACCATATTTTGTATATATCCTGAATATATACAGACAAAAAAGTGTCCATAATTGCATTATACTACAGGCCGCTCACAAAGTACAGCCCCAATTCATCCGGTTTTTGTAAAGAGCGCCTCTTGTTTTGTCCGCCGGGCGGGGCTGCCGGGGAGAGACGCTCTCAAATCAGCATGAATCCGGCGCCGTTATACAGGCCGGCTTCCGCCGCGGTCATGTGCGCATCCAGGATCTCGCCCGTCTGCCGATCGCAGAGCACAGTGGACGCGTTGGCGACAAAGAGACCCTCCGAGAGCTCAGACAGCGCCTTTGACACGAGCGCCGTCACCTCATAAAGCGGCAGGGCGGACGGGATGGACACATCAAAGGAGCGCCCGGCAGCCGGCAGATAGACCTCGATCAGCAGTTTGTTCATCGCGGTTCACTCCCCTCCGGACCCAGGGCGGTGAGCAGCTTGGATAGGATCGGCCGCCCCCGGCGCAGCACGTAGCCGAAACCGTCCTCCACCTCCTCGTACAAACCGGCGGAGACCTTCGAAAACGGGAAGACGTACTGGTCGGCGAGACCGCCGCCCACCCAGACGCCGTCGGCCCCGGCCATGTGACGTTTGTACCAGCCGTCGGAAGAGACGGCGCCAAACCCGTGCACCGTGTCGCAGACGGCAAAACGGATGTTGTACACGCCCTCCGCTTTTTCCATGAGGACCCGCAGTTTGTCCTGCCCGTCGCCGGATAGTTGTTCCAGCAGATGGCCCAGGGAGACAATTATGTACAGCGCCATCGGGAAGGCTGCGTCGCCGGAGGCGGTCTTGTAGGTGTTGTTGCGCCGCACCATCTCCTCAAAGAGACGGCGCACCCGAGCCTCGAAATCGCGCTCCACGCATTCGTACGCGGCGCCGGTCT from Oscillospiraceae bacterium encodes the following:
- a CDS encoding AMP-binding protein translates to MKIAFSTLACPNWSFSDVTAAAKDFGFDGIEIRGLGEDIFAVRAQPFSERELESTIRRLASLRLTIACFSSHACLKFVDRRAENIEIVTEYILLASRLGTPFVRILADLDARPDGAAVDDEVVLSQLQALAPIAAAHGVTLLVETNGVYSDTARLSALLERVAHDAVAALWDIHHPYRFANETPEQTVQNLGAYIKYVHVKDSVAEGGAIRYRLMGQGDLPIDEMIGALRSINYDGYISLEWVKRWADDLEDAGVVIPHYAYYMSRYTETTNGHERLFSNRAGTGHFIWEKETLIDLTFPQLLDRVVEEFPDQYAFRYTALDYTRTYREFRDDVDLFARSLLSLGAKRGDKVAIWATNVPAWYITFWAATKIGAILVTVNTAYKIHEAEYLLRQSDTHTLVMVDGFKDSDYRGIIQELCPELAAHKASDPLYAKRLPFLRRIITADTPLPGCLTWDEALQAADRTPLETVYQRMATISRHDVCNMQYTSGTTGFPKGVMLTHYNVVNNGKNIGDRMDLSTADRMMIHVPMFHCFGMVLAMTASVTHGVTLCPQPYFSPKQSLDCITREKITAFHGVPTMFIAMLEHEDFPKTDFSHMRTGIMAGSPCPVKVMRDVVDRMRMTEITSVFGQTESSPGCTMSNSDDSIEVKVNTVGGPLPGIECKIVDPQTGADLPDDVDGEFVARGYNIMKGYYKMPAATAAAIDADGWLHTGDLARRRPDGNYKITGRIKDMIIRGGENIYPKEIEDFIYTYEKVKDVQVIGVPDKQYGEEIMACVVLKEGVEATEAEIQEFVRSHMARHKTPRYVRFVSDFPMNAAGKILKYKMVQDAIEFLGLQEASKIETA
- a CDS encoding pore-forming ESAT-6 family protein, with amino-acid sequence MSDIRISFEEVKEKANRIRALNDALTQTLHHIKTTVHGLESQWTSDASDVLRVKITAMQPRFDAHRDVIESYARFLEGAVSQYATLERTISSNAGQFL
- a CDS encoding WXG100 family type VII secretion target → MSRGQILVDIAQLESAAVKMEALAESYRNDYLRLFQTIQDLRCVWSGQDNAVFTHQIEGFGGDFRQMEVLLREYAGFLKKSARAYRETQENIRSSVQSLSRSAW
- a CDS encoding methyltransferase, which translates into the protein MNKLLIEVYLPAAGRSFDVSIPSALPLYEVTALVSKALSELSEGLFVANASTVLCDRQTGEILDAHMTAAEAGLYNGAGFMLI